Proteins encoded by one window of Arachis ipaensis cultivar K30076 chromosome B04, Araip1.1, whole genome shotgun sequence:
- the LOC107638844 gene encoding ferredoxin--NADP reductase, root isozyme, chloroplastic, which translates to MAHLALSQVAVAVPVGSDLSLRRSAFKVSNLNFQDKSWAPVLTFNLKANNSRSRSRRVTCMSVQQTSAPKVTVSPLELEDANEPPLNIYKPKEPYTATIVSVERLVGPKAPGETCHIVIDHGGNVPYWEGQSYGVIPPGENPKKPGSPHNVRLYSIASTRYGDNFDGKTASLCVRRAVYYDPDTGKEDPSKQGVCSNFLCNSKPGDKIKITGPSGKIMLLPEDDPNATHIMIATGTGVAPFRGYLRRMFMESVPKFKFGGLAWLFLGVANTDSLLYDDEFTKYLKDYPDNFRYDKALSREQKNRSGGKMYVQDKIEEYSDEIFKLLDNGAHIYFCGLKGMMPGIQDTLKKVAEQRGENWEEKLSQLKKNKQWHVEVY; encoded by the exons GTATCTAACTTAAACTTCCAGGATAAATCATGGGCACCGGTGTTAACTTTCAACCTGAAAGCAAACAATTCAAGGTCAAGAAGTCGGCGTGTGACATGCATGTCGGTGCAACAAACAAGTGCACCCAAAGTTACTGTCTCCCCTTTAGAATTGGAAGATGCTAATGAACCTCCATTGAATATATACAAGCCTAAAGAGCCATACACAGCAACTATTGTTTCCGTCGAGAGGCTCGTTGGTCCAAAGGCTCCCGGTGAAACATGTCATATTGTGATTGATCATGGTGGCAATGTTCCCTACTGGGAAGGACAGAGTTATGGTGTCATTCCACCT GGAGAAAATCCAAAGAAACCTGGAAGTCCCCATAATGTTCGGCTATATTCAATTGCTTCGACGAGGTATGGAGACAATTTTGATGGCAAAACCGCCAGCTTGTGTGTGCGCCGTGCTGTTTATTATGATCCTGACACTGGAAAGGAAGATCCTTCTAAGCAAGGTGTTTGCAGCAACTTTTTGTGCAACTCCAAGCCTGGAGACAAAATTAAGATCACAG GGCCCTCTGGGAAGATCATGCTTTTGCCTGAGGATGATCCAAATGCGACACACATAATGATTGCCACCGGTACTGGTGTTGCTCCATTTAGGGGCTATCTGCGTCGAATGTTTATGGAGTCAGTTCctaaatttaagtttggtggaCTAGCCTGGCTCTTCCTGGGTGTTGCCAATACCGATAGTCTTCTGTATGATGACGAATTCACCAAATACCTTAAGGACTATCCAGACAACTTCCGCTATGACAAGGCTCTCAGCAGAGAGCAGAAGAACAGGAGCGGAGGCAAGATGTATGTTCAGGATAAGATCGAGGAATATAGCGATGAGATCTTCAAACTTCTCGACAACGGGGCTCACATTTATTTCTGTGGTCTAAAGGGGATGATGCCTGGAATCCAGGATACACTGAAGAAGGTTGCAGAGCAAAGAGGAGAAAATTGGGAAGAAAAGCTTTCACAACTTAAGAAGAACAAACAATGGCATGTTGAAGTCTACTGA
- the LOC107638845 gene encoding uncharacterized protein LOC107638845 — protein sequence MAWLSEFAASVIFAVIIAGDSSAFGSRDLRPSDHGLVFQSSPPANSSTMRSFFNGAGSSSASSSSSSSSSSDSDVSSFPEATNLTASLPPPWWSPSPSSGGGARRLGGALVVASLVCGVTGVALLVATGLVYLFKHRRRNKLNLNESFRSDGVVNIGNDDSDLYTNGSANKLQLVPVPVVRNS from the coding sequence ATGGCGTGGTTGTCGGAATTCGCCGCCTCCGTGATCTTCGCCGTCATTATCGCCGGAGATTCCTCCGCCTTCGGATCCAGGGATCTCCGACCTTCGGATCACGGCCTCGTGTTCCAGTCCTCGCCGCCGGCGAACTCCTCGACGATGAGATCGTTCTTCAACGGAGCCGGTTCATCTTCCGCGTCCTCGTCCTCGTCATCCTCCTCTTCTTCTGATTCTGACGTGTCGTCGTTCCCGGAGGCCACCAATTTAACCGCTTCGCTCCCGCCACCGTGGTGGAGCCCGTCGCCATCCTCTGGCGGTGGAGCACGGCGGTTGGGAGGGGCGTTGGTGGTGGCAAGTTTGGTATGTGGTGTGACAGGTGTCGCGTTATTAGTGGCTACAGGTTTGGTTTATCTATTTAAACACAGGAGAAGAAACAAGTTAAACTTAAACGAATCGTTTAGAAGTGACGGTGTTGTTAATATTGGAAATGACGATAGTGACCTTTATACTAACGGAAGTGCCAACAAACTGCAGTTAGTGCCGGTGCCAGTTGTGCGCAATTCTTga
- the LOC107638846 gene encoding probable ADP-ribosylation factor GTPase-activating protein AGD13 gives MIEVGGNAAANSIYEAYIPEGHKKPEPDASHEQRANFIVSKYENQEFLKPGLRIVSGKGGPNSNSAKSRIDGGSSKRTEGMVEFIGMLKVKVIRGTNLAIRDIKTSDPYVVLNLGTQTSQTRVISSNLNPVWNEEIMLSVPEIYGPIKLKVFDYDTFSADDIMGEADIDIQPLISSAMACGNAAMFANMQIGKWLKADGNALIEDSIVNIVDGKVIQAMTLKLQNVECGEIDLEIEWIPLDQ, from the exons ATGATTGAAGTTGGGGGGAATGCTGCTGCTAATTCAATATATGAGGCTTATATTCCAGAAGGACATAAAAAACCTGAACCAGATGCCAGCCATGAACAGCGTGCAAATTTTATAGT GTCAAAATATGAGAATCAAGAATTTTTGAAACCTGGCTTGCGCATTGTGTCTGGGAAAGGCGGTCCAAATTCAAACTCCGCAAAAAGTCGCATCGATGGTGGTAGTTCAAAGAGAACG GAAGGTATGGTGGAATTTATTGGAATGTTGAAGGTGAAAGTGATTAGAGGCACCAATTTAGCTATTAGAGATATAAAGACAAGTGATCCATATGTTGTTTTGAACCTTGGCACACAG ACTTCCCAGACAAGGGTAATATCGAGTAACTTGAATCCAGTCTGGAATGAAGAAATTATGTTGTCTGTTCCTGAAATATATGGACCAATAAAACTG AAAGTGTTCGATTATGACACATTTTCTGCTGACGACATAATGGGAGAAGCAGACATTGACATTCAGCCCCTGATATCATCTGCCATGGCATGTGGTAATGCTGCAATGTTTGCCAATATGCAGATAGGAAAGTGGTTAAAAGCTGATGGGAATGCACTTATTGAAGATAGTATAGTCAATATTGTTGATGGGAAGGTTATACAGGCCATGACACTGAAGCTCCAGaatgttgaatgtggagaaataGACCTAGAAATTGAGTGGATCCCTCTTGATCAATAG
- the LOC107638847 gene encoding 2-succinylbenzoate--CoA ligase, chloroplastic/peroxisomal isoform X1, which produces MFAKLMKHLRSLFFILTSHSKGFEEAKFAMTVVKPVMLVTDESSQTWYSKLLKTDVPSLRWHALLDSTSSDLAKQWNDIAVLHSEMLKKHRVKPLPFDYSWAPDGAVMICFTSGTTGKPKGVTLSHGALIVQSLAKIAIVGYNEDDVYLHTTPLCHIGGLSSALTMLMVGGCHVLMPKFDPKLAVDAIERYGVTSLITVPAIMAGLISLIRHKETWKGGETVKKILNGGGSLTLELIKDTNLFFRKAKLISAYGMTETCSSMTFMNLYDPMHETTISQNLQIVGEAASSNSIHQPQGICVGKAAPHVELKICEDDGTSHIGRILTRGPHTMLRYWDQTLTSSSNGRSEAWFDTGDIGSIDNHGNLWLLGRTNGRIKSGGENIYPEEVEAILQGHPGITSVVVVGIPDAYLTEMVAACIQLTENWQWLDQSNSNQEFHISKRSLHQYCIQHNLSRFKIPKMFVLWGKPFPLTTTGKVRRDQIHKELMCRLQSLHSNL; this is translated from the exons ATGTTTGCTAAGTTAATGAAGCACTTAAGAAGCCTTTTTTTCATTCTAACGAGCCATTCTAAG GGTTTTGAAGAGGCGAAATTCGCAATGACTGTGGTGAAGCCAGTGATGTTAGTCACTGATGAGAGCAGCCAAACATGGTACTCAAAACTTCTGAAAACGGATGTTCCATCTCTGAGATGGCATGCTTTATTGGATTCCACTTCCTCAGATTTAGCAAAGCAGTGGAATGATATTGCTG TGTTGCACTCAGAAATGCTCAAGAAGCATCGTGTAAAGCCTCTACCATTTGATTATTCCTGGGCACCAGACGGTGCTGTAATGATATGCTTTACTTCAG GAACAACAGGAAAGCCTAAAGGAGTAACACTAAGCCATGGAGCATTGATCGTACAATCACTAGCAAAGATTGCCATAGTTGGATACAATGAGGATGAT GTTTATCTGCATACTACTCCATTATGCCATATTGGGGGATTGTCATCGGCTTTGACCATGCTTATGGTTGGAGGTTGCCATGTCTTGATGCCGAAGTTCGATCCAAAATTAGCTGTTGATGCCATAGAGCGATACGGGGTGACATCTCTTATCACAGTCCCTGCAATAATGGCCGGTCTCATTTCTCTAATTAG GCACAAAGAGACATGGAAAGGGGGAGAAACCGTAAAGAAAATACTTAATGGGGGTGGAAGCCTCACACTTGAGCTCATCAAGGATACTAACTTATTCTTCCGTAAAGCTAAGCTTATCTCAGCTTATG GGATGACAGAGACATGTTCTTCAATGACATTCATGAACCTTTATGATccaatgcatgaaaccaccattaGCCAGAACCTTCAAATAGTTGGTGAGGCAGCATCATCAAATTCCATTCACCAGCCTCAAGGTATATGTGTTGGCAAAGCTGCACCTCATGTAGAACTTAAAATATGCGAAGATGATGGCACTAGTCACATAGGGAGAATTTTAACTAGAGGACCACACACAATGCTCAGGTATTGGGATCAAACTCTCACAAGTTCATCAAATGGCAGGAGTGAAGCATGGTTTGATACAGGTGACATTGGATCAATTGATAATCATGGTAATTTGTGGCTCCTTGGACGAACAAATGGTCGAATCAAGAGTGGTGGGGAGAACATTTACCCTGAAGAG GTTGAAGCAATTCTACAAGGACATCCAGGGATTACAAGTGTTGTTGTTGTAGGAATCCCAGATGCCTATCTTACAGAAATGGTAGCAGCATGTATCCAACTAACAGAAAATTGGCAATGGTTAGATCAATCTAATTCAAATCAAGAGTTTCACATATCTAAAAGGAGTCTCCACCAATATTGTATTCAACATAATCTAAGCAG GTTTAAGATACCAAAGATGTTTGTACTGTGGGGAAAGCCTTTTCCACTCACTACCACAGGAAAAGTAAGAAGAGACCAAATCCACAAGGAATTAATGTGCCGGCTACAATCTTTGCATAGTAATCTTTGA
- the LOC107638847 gene encoding 2-succinylbenzoate--CoA ligase, chloroplastic/peroxisomal isoform X3 — protein sequence MFAKLMKHLRSLFFILTSHSKGFEEAKFAMTVVKPVMLVTDESSQTWYSKLLKTDVPSLRWHALLDSTSSDLAKQWNDIAVLHSEMLKKHRVKPLPFDYSWAPDGAVMICFTSGKPKGVTLSHGALIVQSLAKIAIVGYNEDDVYLHTTPLCHIGGLSSALTMLMVGGCHVLMPKFDPKLAVDAIERYGVTSLITVPAIMAGLISLIRHKETWKGGETVKKILNGGGSLTLELIKDTNLFFRKAKLISAYGMTETCSSMTFMNLYDPMHETTISQNLQIVGEAASSNSIHQPQGICVGKAAPHVELKICEDDGTSHIGRILTRGPHTMLRYWDQTLTSSSNGRSEAWFDTGDIGSIDNHGNLWLLGRTNGRIKSGGENIYPEEVEAILQGHPGITSVVVVGIPDAYLTEMVAACIQLTENWQWLDQSNSNQEFHISKRSLHQYCIQHNLSRFKIPKMFVLWGKPFPLTTTGKVRRDQIHKELMCRLQSLHSNL from the exons ATGTTTGCTAAGTTAATGAAGCACTTAAGAAGCCTTTTTTTCATTCTAACGAGCCATTCTAAG GGTTTTGAAGAGGCGAAATTCGCAATGACTGTGGTGAAGCCAGTGATGTTAGTCACTGATGAGAGCAGCCAAACATGGTACTCAAAACTTCTGAAAACGGATGTTCCATCTCTGAGATGGCATGCTTTATTGGATTCCACTTCCTCAGATTTAGCAAAGCAGTGGAATGATATTGCTG TGTTGCACTCAGAAATGCTCAAGAAGCATCGTGTAAAGCCTCTACCATTTGATTATTCCTGGGCACCAGACGGTGCTGTAATGATATGCTTTACTTCAG GAAAGCCTAAAGGAGTAACACTAAGCCATGGAGCATTGATCGTACAATCACTAGCAAAGATTGCCATAGTTGGATACAATGAGGATGAT GTTTATCTGCATACTACTCCATTATGCCATATTGGGGGATTGTCATCGGCTTTGACCATGCTTATGGTTGGAGGTTGCCATGTCTTGATGCCGAAGTTCGATCCAAAATTAGCTGTTGATGCCATAGAGCGATACGGGGTGACATCTCTTATCACAGTCCCTGCAATAATGGCCGGTCTCATTTCTCTAATTAG GCACAAAGAGACATGGAAAGGGGGAGAAACCGTAAAGAAAATACTTAATGGGGGTGGAAGCCTCACACTTGAGCTCATCAAGGATACTAACTTATTCTTCCGTAAAGCTAAGCTTATCTCAGCTTATG GGATGACAGAGACATGTTCTTCAATGACATTCATGAACCTTTATGATccaatgcatgaaaccaccattaGCCAGAACCTTCAAATAGTTGGTGAGGCAGCATCATCAAATTCCATTCACCAGCCTCAAGGTATATGTGTTGGCAAAGCTGCACCTCATGTAGAACTTAAAATATGCGAAGATGATGGCACTAGTCACATAGGGAGAATTTTAACTAGAGGACCACACACAATGCTCAGGTATTGGGATCAAACTCTCACAAGTTCATCAAATGGCAGGAGTGAAGCATGGTTTGATACAGGTGACATTGGATCAATTGATAATCATGGTAATTTGTGGCTCCTTGGACGAACAAATGGTCGAATCAAGAGTGGTGGGGAGAACATTTACCCTGAAGAG GTTGAAGCAATTCTACAAGGACATCCAGGGATTACAAGTGTTGTTGTTGTAGGAATCCCAGATGCCTATCTTACAGAAATGGTAGCAGCATGTATCCAACTAACAGAAAATTGGCAATGGTTAGATCAATCTAATTCAAATCAAGAGTTTCACATATCTAAAAGGAGTCTCCACCAATATTGTATTCAACATAATCTAAGCAG GTTTAAGATACCAAAGATGTTTGTACTGTGGGGAAAGCCTTTTCCACTCACTACCACAGGAAAAGTAAGAAGAGACCAAATCCACAAGGAATTAATGTGCCGGCTACAATCTTTGCATAGTAATCTTTGA
- the LOC107638847 gene encoding 2-succinylbenzoate--CoA ligase, chloroplastic/peroxisomal isoform X2, whose amino-acid sequence MFAKLMKHLRSLFFILTSHSKGFEEAKFAMTVVKPVMLVTDESSQTWYSKLLKTDVPSLRWHALLDSTSSDLAKQWNVLHSEMLKKHRVKPLPFDYSWAPDGAVMICFTSGTTGKPKGVTLSHGALIVQSLAKIAIVGYNEDDVYLHTTPLCHIGGLSSALTMLMVGGCHVLMPKFDPKLAVDAIERYGVTSLITVPAIMAGLISLIRHKETWKGGETVKKILNGGGSLTLELIKDTNLFFRKAKLISAYGMTETCSSMTFMNLYDPMHETTISQNLQIVGEAASSNSIHQPQGICVGKAAPHVELKICEDDGTSHIGRILTRGPHTMLRYWDQTLTSSSNGRSEAWFDTGDIGSIDNHGNLWLLGRTNGRIKSGGENIYPEEVEAILQGHPGITSVVVVGIPDAYLTEMVAACIQLTENWQWLDQSNSNQEFHISKRSLHQYCIQHNLSRFKIPKMFVLWGKPFPLTTTGKVRRDQIHKELMCRLQSLHSNL is encoded by the exons ATGTTTGCTAAGTTAATGAAGCACTTAAGAAGCCTTTTTTTCATTCTAACGAGCCATTCTAAG GGTTTTGAAGAGGCGAAATTCGCAATGACTGTGGTGAAGCCAGTGATGTTAGTCACTGATGAGAGCAGCCAAACATGGTACTCAAAACTTCTGAAAACGGATGTTCCATCTCTGAGATGGCATGCTTTATTGGATTCCACTTCCTCAGATTTAGCAAAGCAGTGGAATG TGTTGCACTCAGAAATGCTCAAGAAGCATCGTGTAAAGCCTCTACCATTTGATTATTCCTGGGCACCAGACGGTGCTGTAATGATATGCTTTACTTCAG GAACAACAGGAAAGCCTAAAGGAGTAACACTAAGCCATGGAGCATTGATCGTACAATCACTAGCAAAGATTGCCATAGTTGGATACAATGAGGATGAT GTTTATCTGCATACTACTCCATTATGCCATATTGGGGGATTGTCATCGGCTTTGACCATGCTTATGGTTGGAGGTTGCCATGTCTTGATGCCGAAGTTCGATCCAAAATTAGCTGTTGATGCCATAGAGCGATACGGGGTGACATCTCTTATCACAGTCCCTGCAATAATGGCCGGTCTCATTTCTCTAATTAG GCACAAAGAGACATGGAAAGGGGGAGAAACCGTAAAGAAAATACTTAATGGGGGTGGAAGCCTCACACTTGAGCTCATCAAGGATACTAACTTATTCTTCCGTAAAGCTAAGCTTATCTCAGCTTATG GGATGACAGAGACATGTTCTTCAATGACATTCATGAACCTTTATGATccaatgcatgaaaccaccattaGCCAGAACCTTCAAATAGTTGGTGAGGCAGCATCATCAAATTCCATTCACCAGCCTCAAGGTATATGTGTTGGCAAAGCTGCACCTCATGTAGAACTTAAAATATGCGAAGATGATGGCACTAGTCACATAGGGAGAATTTTAACTAGAGGACCACACACAATGCTCAGGTATTGGGATCAAACTCTCACAAGTTCATCAAATGGCAGGAGTGAAGCATGGTTTGATACAGGTGACATTGGATCAATTGATAATCATGGTAATTTGTGGCTCCTTGGACGAACAAATGGTCGAATCAAGAGTGGTGGGGAGAACATTTACCCTGAAGAG GTTGAAGCAATTCTACAAGGACATCCAGGGATTACAAGTGTTGTTGTTGTAGGAATCCCAGATGCCTATCTTACAGAAATGGTAGCAGCATGTATCCAACTAACAGAAAATTGGCAATGGTTAGATCAATCTAATTCAAATCAAGAGTTTCACATATCTAAAAGGAGTCTCCACCAATATTGTATTCAACATAATCTAAGCAG GTTTAAGATACCAAAGATGTTTGTACTGTGGGGAAAGCCTTTTCCACTCACTACCACAGGAAAAGTAAGAAGAGACCAAATCCACAAGGAATTAATGTGCCGGCTACAATCTTTGCATAGTAATCTTTGA
- the LOC107638847 gene encoding 2-succinylbenzoate--CoA ligase, chloroplastic/peroxisomal isoform X4, which translates to MFAKLMKHLRSLFFILTSHSKGFEEAKFAMTVVKPVMLVTDESSQTWYSKLLKTDVPSLRWHALLDSTSSDLAKQWNVLHSEMLKKHRVKPLPFDYSWAPDGAVMICFTSGKPKGVTLSHGALIVQSLAKIAIVGYNEDDVYLHTTPLCHIGGLSSALTMLMVGGCHVLMPKFDPKLAVDAIERYGVTSLITVPAIMAGLISLIRHKETWKGGETVKKILNGGGSLTLELIKDTNLFFRKAKLISAYGMTETCSSMTFMNLYDPMHETTISQNLQIVGEAASSNSIHQPQGICVGKAAPHVELKICEDDGTSHIGRILTRGPHTMLRYWDQTLTSSSNGRSEAWFDTGDIGSIDNHGNLWLLGRTNGRIKSGGENIYPEEVEAILQGHPGITSVVVVGIPDAYLTEMVAACIQLTENWQWLDQSNSNQEFHISKRSLHQYCIQHNLSRFKIPKMFVLWGKPFPLTTTGKVRRDQIHKELMCRLQSLHSNL; encoded by the exons ATGTTTGCTAAGTTAATGAAGCACTTAAGAAGCCTTTTTTTCATTCTAACGAGCCATTCTAAG GGTTTTGAAGAGGCGAAATTCGCAATGACTGTGGTGAAGCCAGTGATGTTAGTCACTGATGAGAGCAGCCAAACATGGTACTCAAAACTTCTGAAAACGGATGTTCCATCTCTGAGATGGCATGCTTTATTGGATTCCACTTCCTCAGATTTAGCAAAGCAGTGGAATG TGTTGCACTCAGAAATGCTCAAGAAGCATCGTGTAAAGCCTCTACCATTTGATTATTCCTGGGCACCAGACGGTGCTGTAATGATATGCTTTACTTCAG GAAAGCCTAAAGGAGTAACACTAAGCCATGGAGCATTGATCGTACAATCACTAGCAAAGATTGCCATAGTTGGATACAATGAGGATGAT GTTTATCTGCATACTACTCCATTATGCCATATTGGGGGATTGTCATCGGCTTTGACCATGCTTATGGTTGGAGGTTGCCATGTCTTGATGCCGAAGTTCGATCCAAAATTAGCTGTTGATGCCATAGAGCGATACGGGGTGACATCTCTTATCACAGTCCCTGCAATAATGGCCGGTCTCATTTCTCTAATTAG GCACAAAGAGACATGGAAAGGGGGAGAAACCGTAAAGAAAATACTTAATGGGGGTGGAAGCCTCACACTTGAGCTCATCAAGGATACTAACTTATTCTTCCGTAAAGCTAAGCTTATCTCAGCTTATG GGATGACAGAGACATGTTCTTCAATGACATTCATGAACCTTTATGATccaatgcatgaaaccaccattaGCCAGAACCTTCAAATAGTTGGTGAGGCAGCATCATCAAATTCCATTCACCAGCCTCAAGGTATATGTGTTGGCAAAGCTGCACCTCATGTAGAACTTAAAATATGCGAAGATGATGGCACTAGTCACATAGGGAGAATTTTAACTAGAGGACCACACACAATGCTCAGGTATTGGGATCAAACTCTCACAAGTTCATCAAATGGCAGGAGTGAAGCATGGTTTGATACAGGTGACATTGGATCAATTGATAATCATGGTAATTTGTGGCTCCTTGGACGAACAAATGGTCGAATCAAGAGTGGTGGGGAGAACATTTACCCTGAAGAG GTTGAAGCAATTCTACAAGGACATCCAGGGATTACAAGTGTTGTTGTTGTAGGAATCCCAGATGCCTATCTTACAGAAATGGTAGCAGCATGTATCCAACTAACAGAAAATTGGCAATGGTTAGATCAATCTAATTCAAATCAAGAGTTTCACATATCTAAAAGGAGTCTCCACCAATATTGTATTCAACATAATCTAAGCAG GTTTAAGATACCAAAGATGTTTGTACTGTGGGGAAAGCCTTTTCCACTCACTACCACAGGAAAAGTAAGAAGAGACCAAATCCACAAGGAATTAATGTGCCGGCTACAATCTTTGCATAGTAATCTTTGA
- the LOC107638847 gene encoding 2-succinylbenzoate--CoA ligase, chloroplastic/peroxisomal isoform X5 — protein MTVVKPVMLVTDESSQTWYSKLLKTDVPSLRWHALLDSTSSDLAKQWNDIAVLHSEMLKKHRVKPLPFDYSWAPDGAVMICFTSGTTGKPKGVTLSHGALIVQSLAKIAIVGYNEDDVYLHTTPLCHIGGLSSALTMLMVGGCHVLMPKFDPKLAVDAIERYGVTSLITVPAIMAGLISLIRHKETWKGGETVKKILNGGGSLTLELIKDTNLFFRKAKLISAYGMTETCSSMTFMNLYDPMHETTISQNLQIVGEAASSNSIHQPQGICVGKAAPHVELKICEDDGTSHIGRILTRGPHTMLRYWDQTLTSSSNGRSEAWFDTGDIGSIDNHGNLWLLGRTNGRIKSGGENIYPEEVEAILQGHPGITSVVVVGIPDAYLTEMVAACIQLTENWQWLDQSNSNQEFHISKRSLHQYCIQHNLSRFKIPKMFVLWGKPFPLTTTGKVRRDQIHKELMCRLQSLHSNL, from the exons ATGACTGTGGTGAAGCCAGTGATGTTAGTCACTGATGAGAGCAGCCAAACATGGTACTCAAAACTTCTGAAAACGGATGTTCCATCTCTGAGATGGCATGCTTTATTGGATTCCACTTCCTCAGATTTAGCAAAGCAGTGGAATGATATTGCTG TGTTGCACTCAGAAATGCTCAAGAAGCATCGTGTAAAGCCTCTACCATTTGATTATTCCTGGGCACCAGACGGTGCTGTAATGATATGCTTTACTTCAG GAACAACAGGAAAGCCTAAAGGAGTAACACTAAGCCATGGAGCATTGATCGTACAATCACTAGCAAAGATTGCCATAGTTGGATACAATGAGGATGAT GTTTATCTGCATACTACTCCATTATGCCATATTGGGGGATTGTCATCGGCTTTGACCATGCTTATGGTTGGAGGTTGCCATGTCTTGATGCCGAAGTTCGATCCAAAATTAGCTGTTGATGCCATAGAGCGATACGGGGTGACATCTCTTATCACAGTCCCTGCAATAATGGCCGGTCTCATTTCTCTAATTAG GCACAAAGAGACATGGAAAGGGGGAGAAACCGTAAAGAAAATACTTAATGGGGGTGGAAGCCTCACACTTGAGCTCATCAAGGATACTAACTTATTCTTCCGTAAAGCTAAGCTTATCTCAGCTTATG GGATGACAGAGACATGTTCTTCAATGACATTCATGAACCTTTATGATccaatgcatgaaaccaccattaGCCAGAACCTTCAAATAGTTGGTGAGGCAGCATCATCAAATTCCATTCACCAGCCTCAAGGTATATGTGTTGGCAAAGCTGCACCTCATGTAGAACTTAAAATATGCGAAGATGATGGCACTAGTCACATAGGGAGAATTTTAACTAGAGGACCACACACAATGCTCAGGTATTGGGATCAAACTCTCACAAGTTCATCAAATGGCAGGAGTGAAGCATGGTTTGATACAGGTGACATTGGATCAATTGATAATCATGGTAATTTGTGGCTCCTTGGACGAACAAATGGTCGAATCAAGAGTGGTGGGGAGAACATTTACCCTGAAGAG GTTGAAGCAATTCTACAAGGACATCCAGGGATTACAAGTGTTGTTGTTGTAGGAATCCCAGATGCCTATCTTACAGAAATGGTAGCAGCATGTATCCAACTAACAGAAAATTGGCAATGGTTAGATCAATCTAATTCAAATCAAGAGTTTCACATATCTAAAAGGAGTCTCCACCAATATTGTATTCAACATAATCTAAGCAG GTTTAAGATACCAAAGATGTTTGTACTGTGGGGAAAGCCTTTTCCACTCACTACCACAGGAAAAGTAAGAAGAGACCAAATCCACAAGGAATTAATGTGCCGGCTACAATCTTTGCATAGTAATCTTTGA